Proteins encoded within one genomic window of Leptospira stimsonii:
- a CDS encoding PAS domain-containing sensor histidine kinase: MDRDLKNFELSQELYEILVNQISDSILVTEALIDFPGPRIIFANPAFCKMTGYQLHELIGETPRLFQGPLTNRKLMGDLKRTLKEGNDFFGETINYKKDGSSYNVEWHISAIRDAEGNVLYYISIQRDITEKVRKGEFATRRLRLEMGITAATQILLSTSTDLKILKYAMEQFLVFVDSERLYLFKNTESQDEAELFLEVVDPSAESTKTPLTKRMSYSKNHGRWKKIFSSGGYIQGSIREFSDSERIFFDERQIQSITLIPLFVSNEWFGFAGFENFKTTQVVKEEIFTIRTFIDLISVFLERKNILEELKIHREKLEVLVQERTEELILQKEKAEKASKTKSEFLANMSHELRTPLNSIIGFSRLMQLPKEMEKENKYKDLIFHSGVHLLNIINDILDVSRIEAGKLVLNRSEFDLKNLISTSIEIILGEAITKKIQISFEVLPEEEEYEMNGDPKRIRQVLLNLIGNSIKFTRPPGEVYVRLKKIDSEYEIIVQDTGIGIAESELPKIFETFYQIKGENQGEFEGSGLGLPIVKKIVEAHFGSLRVESSLGNGTSIFIHLPSGTSNDVPLLSESSLSNSNLQEKKNRELEYPEGIKSYLILIAIRDRIFDSAIERYLVAHSQDYISLRSPEDFSIISQKSLDSHIILLYDTHLLLEDTGIVKVLRTWLVKKPKNIDLVLLDSADIPLPFREELLPFFPDYTIQNPFSLEKLKSILIEIHKERTFGNRVEKEDVAS, encoded by the coding sequence GTGGACCGCGACCTAAAAAACTTTGAGCTTTCTCAAGAACTTTACGAAATTCTGGTGAATCAGATTTCGGATTCAATCCTAGTTACGGAAGCGCTCATCGACTTTCCCGGTCCGAGAATTATTTTTGCCAATCCGGCTTTCTGTAAGATGACCGGTTATCAGTTGCACGAGCTTATCGGCGAAACACCGCGTCTATTTCAAGGACCTCTTACTAATCGAAAGTTAATGGGAGATCTAAAACGAACTCTCAAAGAAGGAAATGATTTTTTCGGAGAAACGATCAATTACAAAAAAGACGGAAGTTCCTACAATGTGGAATGGCATATATCAGCCATTCGAGACGCGGAAGGAAACGTTCTCTATTATATATCCATTCAGAGGGACATCACAGAAAAAGTAAGAAAAGGGGAATTTGCGACAAGGCGACTTCGTCTGGAAATGGGTATCACCGCGGCCACGCAGATTCTACTCTCGACATCGACTGATTTAAAGATCCTAAAATATGCGATGGAGCAATTCCTTGTTTTCGTAGATTCGGAAAGGCTATATCTTTTTAAAAACACCGAAAGCCAAGATGAGGCGGAATTATTTTTGGAAGTGGTGGATCCTTCCGCCGAATCGACAAAAACCCCCCTCACAAAACGGATGTCCTACTCGAAAAACCACGGACGTTGGAAAAAAATTTTTTCCTCGGGGGGATATATTCAAGGAAGTATACGGGAATTTTCCGACTCGGAAAGAATTTTTTTCGACGAGAGGCAGATTCAATCCATTACATTGATTCCCCTTTTTGTATCCAACGAGTGGTTCGGTTTTGCCGGATTCGAGAACTTCAAGACTACTCAAGTAGTAAAGGAGGAAATCTTCACGATTCGGACTTTTATCGACCTGATCAGCGTATTCCTGGAAAGAAAAAATATATTAGAAGAATTGAAAATTCATAGGGAAAAGTTAGAAGTTCTCGTCCAAGAAAGAACCGAAGAACTGATTTTGCAAAAAGAAAAGGCAGAAAAGGCCAGCAAAACGAAATCCGAATTTTTAGCAAATATGAGCCACGAATTGAGAACTCCCTTAAATTCGATCATCGGTTTTTCAAGATTGATGCAATTACCGAAAGAAATGGAAAAAGAAAACAAATACAAAGATTTAATTTTCCATTCCGGGGTTCACCTACTCAATATAATCAACGATATTCTCGACGTTTCCAGAATTGAAGCCGGTAAATTGGTTTTGAATCGTTCCGAATTCGACCTCAAAAATCTCATTTCCACTTCGATTGAGATCATTTTGGGAGAAGCCATTACGAAGAAGATACAAATTTCCTTCGAAGTGCTTCCGGAAGAAGAGGAATACGAGATGAACGGGGATCCGAAACGAATTCGACAAGTTCTTCTTAACCTAATCGGAAATTCGATTAAGTTTACCCGTCCTCCCGGTGAGGTTTACGTCCGATTAAAAAAAATCGATTCTGAATATGAAATTATCGTACAAGACACCGGGATCGGAATCGCAGAATCCGAACTTCCCAAAATATTCGAAACTTTTTATCAGATTAAAGGGGAAAACCAAGGAGAGTTTGAGGGAAGCGGTCTCGGACTTCCAATCGTAAAGAAGATTGTCGAGGCTCATTTCGGCTCTTTGCGAGTGGAAAGTTCCTTAGGAAATGGAACCAGTATTTTTATACATCTTCCGAGCGGAACTTCGAACGATGTTCCACTCCTTTCGGAAAGTTCTCTATCGAATTCGAATCTTCAGGAAAAAAAGAATCGAGAACTGGAATATCCCGAAGGAATTAAGTCTTATTTGATCTTGATTGCGATTCGAGATCGAATTTTCGACTCGGCAATCGAGCGATATTTGGTCGCTCATTCTCAAGATTATATTTCTCTTCGTTCTCCGGAAGATTTTTCCATAATTTCTCAAAAAAGCCTCGATTCTCACATAATTCTACTATATGATACACACCTCCTCTTAGAGGATACGGGGATTGTAAAGGTTTTGCGGACTTGGTTGGTGAAAAAACCCAAAAATATAGACCTCGTTCTTTTGGATTCAGCGGATATTCCTCTTCCGTTTCGGGAAGAACTACTTCCGTTTTTTCCGGATTATACGATTCAAAATCCGTTCTCATTAGAAAAATTGAAATCGATCTTAATCGAAATACATAAGGAGCGAACATTTGGAAACAGAGTTGAAAAAGAAGACGTCGCTTCATAG
- a CDS encoding response regulator: METELKKKTSLHSIPSDPVLIIEDKQENSILLESLCDEIGVKHELAVNGAEALKMIENQNYSLFILDLMMPVMDGASFLVKLKETHPNAVVLVQTAIDRSEKIIEIMKLGVFDYILKPIYPDVFIRTLQKALNYCHLKRMEENLAEIESQKLRSQLEWLTYKETIRRSDSESFEKTSIYSLKTSLSQGSGIGAMTSLLDMVDSVKIPDGNQYKVDKEILDLLLTNNRITKNMLLGLEKLLNLIDKELDPSVISTNEILELIKELPTELNPFLLSKKITVNLPLLKREYKVKVNLSFLKLALEELFLNAYKYSSINAPIDIYANINQGYFCITFKNRVDVRPYGGIPEKFEQLVIQPFFRIYPPDENVSHLEKFGLGLGLTAVDHIVRKHSGLFFIHNAKDHTSEDISLCVLAEIFLPMVQ, translated from the coding sequence TTGGAAACAGAGTTGAAAAAGAAGACGTCGCTTCATAGTATTCCGAGCGATCCCGTTCTGATCATTGAAGATAAACAGGAGAACAGCATTCTACTGGAAAGTCTTTGCGATGAAATTGGCGTCAAACACGAGTTAGCCGTCAACGGGGCAGAAGCTCTGAAGATGATCGAAAATCAAAACTACTCTCTTTTTATTCTAGATCTGATGATGCCCGTGATGGACGGCGCTTCTTTTCTGGTGAAACTCAAAGAGACACATCCGAACGCTGTTGTGTTGGTTCAAACCGCAATCGATCGTTCCGAGAAGATCATAGAAATAATGAAGCTAGGCGTGTTTGATTATATCCTGAAGCCTATCTATCCGGACGTCTTTATTCGAACTCTTCAGAAAGCTTTGAATTATTGCCATCTAAAAAGAATGGAAGAAAATTTGGCCGAAATAGAAAGCCAAAAACTGCGCAGTCAATTGGAATGGCTTACCTATAAAGAGACGATCCGCAGATCGGACAGCGAATCGTTTGAAAAAACTTCTATCTATAGTCTAAAGACCTCCCTTTCTCAAGGAAGTGGAATCGGCGCGATGACGAGTCTTTTAGATATGGTCGACTCGGTAAAAATCCCGGATGGAAATCAGTATAAGGTCGATAAGGAGATTTTGGATCTCCTTCTAACCAATAACCGAATCACGAAGAATATGCTTCTCGGTTTGGAAAAACTTCTGAATCTAATCGATAAAGAATTGGATCCTTCGGTGATTTCAACAAACGAGATTTTAGAATTGATAAAGGAACTTCCAACGGAACTGAATCCCTTTCTACTCTCCAAAAAAATAACGGTCAATCTTCCTCTTTTAAAAAGAGAATACAAGGTCAAAGTAAATCTTTCTTTTTTAAAACTCGCTTTAGAGGAACTTTTTCTCAACGCATATAAGTATTCCTCGATAAACGCTCCGATCGATATCTACGCGAACATCAATCAGGGATACTTTTGTATAACCTTTAAAAATCGAGTGGATGTAAGACCATACGGAGGAATTCCGGAAAAATTCGAACAACTTGTGATTCAGCCGTTTTTTAGAATTTATCCTCCGGACGAAAACGTTTCTCATTTGGAAAAGTTCGGTCTCGGCTTGGGGCTCACCGCAGTGGATCATATCGTAAGAAAACACAGCGGGCTCTTTTTTATTCACAACGCAAAAGATCATACTTCCGAAGACATTAGTCTTTGTGTACTCGCTGAAATATTTTTACCAATGGTTCAATAA
- the ispH gene encoding 4-hydroxy-3-methylbut-2-enyl diphosphate reductase: MLEKIYLANPRGFCAGVKYAISYVEQVQANAAEQIYVRKEIVHNRRVVEDMKKRGILFINELEEAPDGATVVFSAHGVAPSVVDAAKNRGMKIGDATCPLVTRVHRKARRIKDTHQIIYIGHEGHDEAIGTMGEADMFLVESPEDVIQLKDKIDPKKPLTYLMQTTLSVADTRNVVDQISKTFPFVEHPAKDDICYATTERQEAVSEMMNQIDAMLVIGADNSSNSLRLLQLAQKSKPHSFKVTGADDLSKEYIQNNEIRILGLTAGASTPQVLVDEIISKLKTFYPDATVDLFPGSREDSMNFKLPTNLLT, from the coding sequence ATGTTAGAAAAGATCTATTTAGCCAACCCCAGGGGATTTTGCGCAGGTGTGAAGTATGCGATCTCTTATGTGGAGCAGGTGCAAGCGAACGCGGCGGAACAAATCTACGTTCGAAAAGAGATCGTTCACAACCGAAGAGTTGTGGAAGACATGAAGAAAAGAGGAATTCTATTTATCAACGAATTAGAAGAAGCTCCGGACGGCGCCACGGTCGTATTCTCCGCCCACGGCGTCGCGCCTTCCGTTGTCGACGCGGCCAAAAATCGCGGAATGAAGATCGGAGACGCCACCTGCCCGCTCGTGACTCGGGTACATCGTAAGGCAAGAAGAATCAAGGACACACATCAGATCATCTATATCGGACACGAGGGCCACGACGAGGCGATCGGGACGATGGGAGAAGCCGACATGTTTCTCGTAGAATCACCGGAAGACGTGATTCAACTCAAGGATAAAATCGATCCGAAAAAACCGCTTACCTATTTGATGCAAACCACATTGTCCGTCGCTGATACTCGAAACGTCGTGGATCAAATATCGAAGACCTTTCCCTTTGTGGAACATCCGGCAAAGGATGACATTTGTTATGCGACAACCGAAAGACAGGAAGCCGTTTCCGAAATGATGAATCAGATTGATGCGATGCTCGTGATCGGGGCGGATAACAGCTCTAACTCATTGCGACTTTTACAACTCGCTCAAAAATCAAAACCGCATTCCTTTAAAGTGACCGGGGCGGACGACCTTTCCAAAGAGTATATTCAAAATAATGAAATTAGGATTCTTGGTTTGACCGCGGGGGCTTCCACACCGCAGGTTCTCGTCGACGAAATCATTTCCAAATTAAAAACATTTTATCCGGATGCTACCGTAGATTTATTTCCAGGGTCAAGGGAAGATTCTATGAATTTCAAGCTTCCTACGAACCTCCTCACCTGA